A region from the Methylocella sp. genome encodes:
- a CDS encoding tyrosine-type recombinase/integrase codes for MNDLSPLASVAASSLGSAVALIEPSFEDAVIAIAGDPDLSDDLRRHWPCSLRRIAAVLDRPMVLIPARWSAVRIQISQLKAVRLGVTQKTLSNHASNVRAALAWMHKEKQTPARGAPLTPEWRALYDECPSSPQRTRLASLMRYCSGRDISPDCVDEAVIDAFFAYRLRTTSLSADAAARRVLAHHWNDRARTVAGWPSRFLVEPPSRQCEAFPPWAEYPIGLRDDIEAYLTSLTRVRKTSKGRRLRPAKATTIRGRRAMLEAAMRTATRIGVGMEQLTSLASLLHPDVSRRILDAYWEKSGEQPSIFTIDLARLFVSLARNAQCLSEDEFEALDDMRSELEHHSPAAMTDKNLAAIRTFMQSDAWRALHHLPRLLMDQAKEASYSSPVKAAVRAQMAAAIGILNVAPIRRANLGQIRIGENLIRSGGPKAPYRLVFPGYDVKNRVNLDFPLDAELTALIDDYLFNYRPALVDQADGLWLFPGERDDHKCLATLSGQITACIEKSIGLRLTVHQFRHLSAAIILKHQPGNYELVRLLLGHRTVQVTIRNYIGLETTHASEVYGDLVRNLRARRAEEEDDA; via the coding sequence ATGAACGATCTCAGTCCCCTGGCTTCCGTTGCCGCAAGTTCGCTCGGCTCCGCAGTCGCTTTGATAGAGCCCTCTTTCGAGGACGCCGTCATCGCGATCGCCGGCGATCCAGATTTGTCGGACGACCTGAGGCGACACTGGCCCTGCTCGCTGCGCCGAATAGCCGCCGTCCTCGACCGGCCAATGGTTTTGATTCCGGCGCGGTGGTCGGCTGTTCGCATTCAAATCAGCCAATTGAAAGCCGTTCGACTTGGAGTAACCCAGAAAACGCTGAGTAATCACGCATCGAATGTGCGCGCCGCGCTGGCCTGGATGCACAAAGAAAAGCAGACGCCAGCGCGCGGAGCCCCGCTGACGCCGGAATGGCGGGCGTTGTACGATGAGTGCCCGAGTTCGCCTCAACGGACGCGCCTAGCGTCGCTGATGCGATACTGCTCAGGGCGAGATATCTCGCCGGACTGCGTCGACGAAGCGGTCATCGACGCTTTCTTTGCTTATCGCCTGCGCACGACATCGCTCTCTGCGGACGCGGCGGCGCGGCGAGTATTGGCGCATCATTGGAACGATCGCGCTCGAACCGTTGCCGGATGGCCAAGCCGATTTCTGGTCGAGCCCCCGTCTCGACAATGCGAAGCGTTCCCGCCTTGGGCGGAATATCCGATCGGATTGCGCGACGACATCGAAGCCTATTTGACCTCTCTCACGCGCGTCCGCAAGACTTCCAAAGGCAGGCGGCTGCGCCCGGCCAAAGCAACGACGATCCGCGGTCGCCGCGCCATGCTCGAGGCGGCGATGCGCACGGCGACGCGAATCGGCGTCGGCATGGAGCAACTGACGTCGCTCGCCTCTCTTTTGCATCCAGACGTTAGCCGCCGCATTCTCGACGCCTATTGGGAAAAGAGCGGCGAGCAGCCGTCAATTTTCACCATTGACCTGGCTCGGCTTTTCGTCAGCCTCGCGCGGAACGCCCAGTGTTTGTCTGAGGATGAGTTTGAAGCGCTCGACGACATGCGTTCCGAACTCGAACACCATAGTCCCGCGGCGATGACGGACAAAAATTTGGCCGCCATCCGAACCTTTATGCAAAGCGACGCCTGGCGCGCGCTGCACCATCTGCCGCGCCTTCTCATGGATCAGGCCAAAGAGGCGTCATATTCCTCTCCGGTCAAGGCGGCGGTGCGGGCTCAGATGGCGGCAGCGATCGGTATTCTGAACGTCGCTCCGATTCGCCGCGCCAACCTCGGGCAAATTCGCATCGGCGAAAATCTCATTCGCAGCGGCGGCCCGAAAGCGCCTTACCGGCTCGTTTTCCCGGGCTATGACGTTAAGAACCGCGTGAACCTCGACTTTCCTCTGGACGCCGAACTGACGGCGCTGATCGACGACTATCTGTTCAACTATCGCCCCGCTCTCGTCGACCAAGCGGATGGTTTGTGGCTGTTTCCGGGTGAACGGGACGATCACAAATGTCTTGCGACGCTGAGCGGTCAGATCACCGCCTGCATCGAGAAATCGATCGGCCTTCGCCTCACCGTTCACCAGTTCCGCCATTTGTCGGCGGCGATCATCCTAAAACACCAACCGGGTAACTACGAGCTCGTCCGCCTGCTTCTCGGCCACCGCACCGTACAAGTCACGATCCGCAATTATATCGGTCTGGAAACCACGCACGCCAGCGAGGTCTATGGCGATCTCGTCCGCAATCTGCGCGCTCGGCGCGCCGAGGAGGAAGACGATGCATAA
- a CDS encoding vWA domain-containing protein produces MSRRTLRDPRLWLLMLALCLLLATLAAPHVARIGTSYRVLVIADVTGSMNTRDYALDGKPESRLDAVRRVMRQAIAALPCPSTVGLGIFTERRAFLLFDPVDVCENFAPVNAALAALDWRMAWEGDSHIAEGLYSAINLARDLDSDLAFLTDGQEAPPLSWSGGPAFEGKPGAVKGLIVGVGGYSLSPIPKLDDAGREIGFYGPDDVAQDNRFGLPPPDASTREGYNPRNAPFGGVKAVGNEHLSSVREAYLKELGAKTGLAYTHLVDAAGLVDALSATATPHPTPSTLDLRPVLAAFALAALVAVYGFAPLFERGVRRRKTRRQIDSKEPHWRVAA; encoded by the coding sequence ATGAGTCGCAGGACATTGCGTGATCCTCGCCTCTGGCTTTTGATGCTCGCTCTTTGCCTGTTGCTCGCCACGCTTGCGGCTCCGCATGTGGCGCGGATAGGTACTTCCTACCGGGTTCTTGTGATCGCCGACGTCACCGGCAGCATGAACACGCGCGACTACGCGTTGGACGGCAAACCCGAAAGTCGGCTCGACGCTGTGAGGCGAGTCATGCGGCAGGCCATAGCGGCGCTGCCATGCCCATCGACTGTCGGTCTTGGGATCTTCACCGAGCGCCGCGCTTTCCTGCTCTTTGATCCGGTCGATGTCTGCGAGAATTTTGCGCCGGTCAATGCGGCGTTGGCCGCGCTCGATTGGCGGATGGCCTGGGAAGGGGACAGCCATATCGCCGAGGGCCTATATAGCGCCATAAACTTGGCCCGCGATCTCGACAGCGACCTTGCGTTCCTGACCGATGGACAGGAAGCGCCCCCCCTCTCCTGGAGCGGTGGTCCCGCCTTTGAAGGCAAACCCGGCGCTGTGAAGGGATTGATCGTCGGCGTCGGCGGATATTCCCTTTCGCCAATTCCAAAGCTCGACGACGCAGGCCGCGAGATCGGTTTCTATGGCCCGGACGATGTCGCCCAAGACAATCGCTTTGGCCTGCCGCCTCCCGACGCATCGACGCGCGAGGGCTACAATCCACGCAACGCGCCCTTCGGCGGGGTAAAGGCAGTCGGCAACGAGCACCTGTCATCGGTTCGCGAAGCCTATCTTAAGGAGCTCGGCGCCAAGACGGGGCTTGCTTATACGCATCTTGTCGACGCGGCCGGCCTCGTCGATGCGCTGTCAGCGACGGCGACCCCGCATCCAACGCCGAGCACGCTCGACTTGCGTCCTGTTTTGGCGGCTTTCGCCCTGGCTGCGCTCGTCGCCGTTTATGGTTTCGCGCCGCTTTTCGAACGGGGCGTCAGACGCCGGAAAACCCGCCGTCAAATCGATTCTAAAGAACCACATTGGAGAGTTGCTGCATGA
- a CDS encoding YncE family protein — MRGVRWIWLCLVICIDAVAHCAMAGAGSYLYVVSQDDGTVAQIDIAAGEVSSRISAPDAPAMIAPSADGKFIYVTHPDHSAISVIDADARRVVKTFSYPGTPFGIAADPHGRFLYVDDWNRGVVTQLDAKTGALMAGAAVGRYPAGLAVAADGARLYVADRDSGAVSIVDAAAMRVIASVATGTAPFALALSPDDKRLYVANAQSSDLAVIDTQTMQSIARIRVGAMPYGIAVTPDGKTVVVANQHSDTASIIDARSLAVVATVDVGRYPEGVLCAANGLAYVANWFSGDVSVIDLRQRRELNRLRVGDGPRAFAITGSSQP; from the coding sequence ATGCGCGGCGTCCGGTGGATATGGCTTTGCCTTGTCATCTGCATCGACGCCGTCGCCCATTGCGCTATGGCCGGCGCAGGCTCCTACCTCTATGTCGTCAGCCAAGATGACGGCACCGTAGCGCAAATCGATATTGCAGCCGGCGAGGTATCATCCAGAATATCGGCGCCGGACGCTCCCGCCATGATAGCGCCCTCCGCCGACGGCAAATTCATCTACGTTACGCATCCAGACCATAGCGCGATCAGCGTCATCGACGCCGATGCGCGCCGCGTCGTCAAGACATTCTCTTATCCTGGGACGCCGTTCGGGATCGCTGCGGATCCGCATGGGCGCTTTCTGTACGTGGATGACTGGAACCGTGGCGTCGTCACGCAACTTGACGCCAAGACTGGCGCCCTAATGGCGGGGGCGGCCGTCGGGCGTTACCCCGCCGGCCTGGCAGTCGCGGCGGACGGGGCTCGCCTTTATGTGGCGGATAGAGACAGCGGCGCCGTCAGCATCGTCGATGCCGCCGCCATGCGAGTTATCGCTTCGGTCGCAACCGGGACCGCGCCCTTCGCGCTAGCGCTTTCTCCCGACGATAAGCGGCTCTATGTGGCGAATGCGCAAAGCTCGGATCTCGCTGTCATCGATACGCAGACGATGCAATCGATTGCGCGGATTCGCGTCGGCGCGATGCCTTATGGCATCGCAGTGACGCCCGACGGAAAGACAGTTGTGGTCGCCAATCAACATTCCGACACAGCGTCGATTATTGACGCGCGGAGCCTTGCCGTCGTCGCCACCGTGGATGTCGGTCGTTATCCCGAGGGCGTGCTTTGCGCTGCAAACGGACTGGCCTATGTCGCAAATTGGTTTTCCGGCGACGTATCCGTCATTGATCTTCGGCAGCGCCGCGAGTTGAACCGTCTCCGGGTCGGAGATGGACCGCGAGCCTTTGCGATCACAGGGTCTTCGCAGCCTTGA
- a CDS encoding MxaK protein → MIPASPQKRRAMNEMLNRARRYWGRAKGPLLIAIAAACAIALFISGAMLTTDWLRNRTIAALAAGKDIFVAVDAAAPVAFARATFLLEHDRLDEAEPFAEAVDQRGSPKLRAALHYNLANARLRIAMEDIVRSKIEPAIPLVSLARQDYRRALRLDPTDWDAKYNTDVADRLIRDFPSGGAGEENHEPLNPKKLWTEVPGKPEGLP, encoded by the coding sequence ATGATCCCCGCGTCACCGCAGAAGCGCCGCGCCATGAACGAGATGCTCAATCGCGCGCGCCGCTATTGGGGACGCGCCAAAGGGCCGTTGTTGATCGCGATCGCGGCAGCGTGCGCGATTGCGTTATTTATCTCTGGCGCGATGCTGACCACGGACTGGCTGCGCAACCGCACCATTGCCGCACTGGCGGCGGGAAAAGACATCTTCGTCGCTGTCGACGCCGCAGCGCCCGTTGCTTTCGCGCGCGCAACCTTCCTGCTCGAACATGATCGCCTCGACGAAGCCGAACCGTTTGCGGAAGCCGTCGACCAAAGGGGTTCGCCGAAGCTTCGCGCCGCCCTGCATTACAATCTGGCGAACGCGCGTTTGCGCATCGCCATGGAGGATATAGTCAGAAGCAAAATCGAACCGGCGATTCCGCTCGTCAGCCTTGCGCGACAAGACTATCGCCGTGCATTGCGGCTCGATCCCACCGATTGGGACGCCAAATATAATACTGACGTCGCCGACCGTCTGATCCGAGACTTTCCCTCGGGCGGTGCGGGCGAGGAGAATCACGAGCCGCTCAATCCGAAGAAGCTGTGGACCGAAGTGCCCGGCAAACCGGAAGGTCTGCCATGA
- a CDS encoding response regulator transcription factor, which yields MTQVLVIDDHPIVLQGCRRVLEDLGISDVRDASTLAAGHRSLSKATPDLVILDLGMQGRSLGGIALIEQIRREQQKCAVLVFSMHSDPSIVRSAFNAGANGYLLKDTTPAELREAIKKVLSGRTHLAHALALELALPGTGKQSDQLQKLTSRELQVLSLLAEGHQYGSIATMLGVSYKTVANGVTQIKAKLGVTTLPQLIRIAVKSMQSPT from the coding sequence ATGACGCAAGTTCTTGTTATTGACGATCATCCGATTGTTCTGCAGGGGTGCCGACGCGTGCTCGAGGACCTCGGCATTTCGGACGTGCGCGACGCCAGCACTCTGGCTGCGGGCCATCGATCCCTTAGCAAGGCGACGCCCGATCTCGTCATTCTTGATTTAGGCATGCAGGGGCGAAGCCTTGGCGGCATTGCGCTGATCGAGCAGATCCGACGAGAGCAGCAAAAATGCGCGGTTCTCGTGTTCAGCATGCATAGCGATCCGAGCATCGTACGAAGCGCGTTCAACGCGGGCGCGAATGGATACCTTCTAAAGGACACAACCCCAGCCGAGTTGAGGGAAGCGATCAAAAAAGTGCTGAGCGGACGAACCCATCTGGCGCATGCTTTGGCGCTGGAGCTGGCATTGCCCGGAACCGGCAAACAGTCGGATCAGTTGCAAAAACTTACATCGCGCGAGCTCCAAGTTCTTTCTCTTCTCGCCGAGGGCCATCAATACGGGTCGATCGCGACGATGCTGGGCGTCAGCTACAAGACCGTCGCTAACGGCGTCACGCAGATCAAAGCTAAACTAGGGGTGACGACGCTGCCGCAGCTTATCCGAATCGCGGTGAAATCAATGCAATCCCCCACATGA
- a CDS encoding ATP-binding protein, with translation MVYAAISGILIVHARTATRIEITRALDATEQLVVDAADQGGGREGAFIKELARGLVAPRHVAISVLDHDGKPVLFANPAPTADRLPSDWDPAPGWFYRLIAAKSNVRSVVVHQDGAVVGTIVLASRPDDEIAEAWANFRSFAGIGAIGIASILLILGAALGELLAPLTKVSQGLETLEAAEYAVRLPRSSVKELDVISSRFNALASALATARKENTRLGCDLVSLQDEERRHLAMELHDEFGPCLFGIKVYTDSLEFLVASQAPALASRVKDRTLEIMAVVDRLNAINRSIMRRLRPMALGKMPLSDLLSDLADDFRSKAPNVSVVLSFATSRPSFGERTDLTVYRCVQEGIANALKHADPRVVEVSVLEHSVDSLVVEICDDGVGLAPDARQGYGLTGMRDRVKAIGGSIKFDRALRGGTAVSICLPLRLENDCAPESPEVGQKKE, from the coding sequence GTGGTCTATGCGGCGATTTCCGGCATCCTCATCGTTCATGCGCGCACTGCAACGCGCATAGAAATTACGCGTGCACTTGACGCGACTGAGCAACTGGTCGTCGACGCCGCCGATCAAGGCGGCGGCCGTGAAGGCGCGTTCATCAAAGAGCTTGCGCGCGGCCTCGTTGCACCGCGTCACGTAGCGATTTCAGTGCTAGATCACGACGGAAAGCCGGTGCTCTTCGCCAATCCGGCTCCGACTGCCGATAGGCTCCCAAGCGACTGGGACCCAGCGCCCGGATGGTTCTATCGTTTGATCGCAGCGAAGTCGAATGTTCGTTCGGTGGTGGTGCATCAAGATGGAGCTGTTGTCGGAACTATCGTTCTTGCTAGCCGTCCGGACGATGAAATTGCCGAGGCCTGGGCAAACTTTCGATCCTTCGCAGGAATTGGAGCGATTGGCATTGCGTCGATTTTGCTGATTCTTGGCGCTGCCCTTGGTGAATTGCTGGCCCCTCTCACTAAAGTTTCCCAAGGCCTGGAGACGCTGGAAGCGGCAGAATACGCTGTTCGCCTTCCGCGCTCGTCAGTGAAGGAGCTCGATGTCATTTCATCGCGCTTCAATGCGCTCGCGAGCGCATTGGCGACGGCCCGAAAAGAAAACACGCGGCTTGGTTGTGACCTCGTATCGCTGCAAGATGAAGAGCGGCGGCATTTGGCTATGGAGCTCCACGACGAATTTGGTCCATGCCTATTTGGAATCAAGGTCTATACAGACTCCCTGGAGTTCCTTGTTGCTTCACAGGCACCTGCGCTCGCGTCGCGCGTCAAAGATAGGACGCTGGAAATCATGGCGGTCGTCGATAGACTCAACGCCATCAATCGATCGATCATGAGGCGCCTTCGTCCGATGGCGCTAGGAAAAATGCCGCTCTCTGATTTGCTGTCCGATCTCGCCGACGATTTTCGATCCAAGGCGCCAAATGTTTCGGTCGTATTGTCTTTCGCGACGTCGCGCCCGAGTTTTGGGGAAAGAACTGATCTGACGGTTTATCGATGCGTGCAGGAGGGCATCGCCAATGCGCTGAAACATGCAGATCCGCGCGTCGTGGAAGTATCGGTTCTGGAGCACTCCGTTGACTCTTTGGTGGTCGAAATTTGCGATGATGGAGTCGGCCTCGCGCCTGATGCGCGGCAGGGATATGGCCTAACTGGCATGCGGGATCGCGTGAAGGCGATCGGCGGCAGCATCAAGTTCGATCGCGCCCTCCGCGGCGGCACGGCAGTGTCCATTTGCCTGCCATTGCGTCTCGAAAATGATTGCGCTCCAGAATCGCCTGAAGTGGGACAAAAAAAGGAATGA
- a CDS encoding SRPBCC family protein, producing MRRFFIATIAAAAALPASAHGPTPQKVDETVTIAADPQTVWAVVGDFAGISNWDPFVTKSEGSNAKRVLTFQSGKTLTEEVDEYDPTKMTYTYRMLTPDLDALPVSSYSATLVVRPANGNQSEVEWYGRFYRGDTGNEPPDNLSDAAGREAMTNFFRTGLDGLKKKLEAK from the coding sequence ATGAGACGCTTTTTCATCGCCACGATCGCGGCGGCGGCCGCACTGCCTGCTAGCGCGCACGGACCGACGCCGCAAAAAGTCGACGAGACCGTCACAATCGCGGCCGATCCTCAAACCGTCTGGGCGGTTGTGGGCGACTTCGCGGGCATTTCGAACTGGGACCCCTTTGTGACGAAGAGCGAGGGGTCGAACGCCAAGCGAGTATTGACCTTCCAGAGCGGAAAGACGCTTACAGAAGAGGTCGACGAATATGATCCGACCAAGATGACCTATACTTACAGAATGTTGACTCCAGATCTCGACGCGCTGCCCGTCAGTTCATACTCGGCCACTTTGGTAGTCCGTCCAGCGAACGGAAACCAAAGCGAGGTCGAATGGTATGGGCGCTTCTACCGCGGCGACACTGGCAATGAACCACCGGATAATCTCAGCGACGCGGCGGGACGGGAAGCCATGACCAATTTCTTCAGGACGGGGCTTGATGGACTGAAAAAGAAGCTAGAGGCGAAGTAA
- a CDS encoding helix-turn-helix domain-containing protein, with the protein MADRRKKGLMEPLTKASSADSLLHPKDAAKALNLSSSWLAKARLSGKGPRFVKIGRSVRYPDSSLREFIKARMCGSTSEY; encoded by the coding sequence ATGGCAGACAGACGAAAGAAAGGTCTCATGGAACCGTTAACAAAGGCGAGCAGCGCCGATTCCCTTTTGCATCCGAAAGACGCGGCGAAAGCCCTCAACCTTTCATCATCATGGCTGGCGAAGGCGAGATTGTCTGGAAAGGGTCCGAGGTTCGTGAAAATCGGACGCTCGGTTCGATATCCGGATTCGAGCCTGCGCGAGTTCATCAAGGCGCGGATGTGCGGATCGACCAGCGAATATTGA
- a CDS encoding EF-hand domain-containing protein — protein sequence MLRKNAAYISILALSASLLALPAFSATANMKLLDPDSDGTVSLAEAQAAGAKKFAELDPDRDGTLDAKEAGPVLTDFTSADPDKDGTVDKAEYAAQIEAAFKKADPDNDGTLDAAELSSPAGQKLLGLIQ from the coding sequence GTGTTGCGAAAGAATGCCGCTTACATTTCCATCTTGGCGCTGAGCGCCTCCTTGCTCGCGCTTCCCGCCTTTTCCGCCACAGCGAATATGAAGCTACTTGATCCTGACAGTGATGGCACTGTCAGCCTCGCCGAAGCGCAGGCCGCCGGCGCCAAGAAGTTTGCAGAGCTTGATCCCGATCGCGACGGCACCCTTGACGCCAAAGAGGCGGGACCCGTCCTGACAGACTTCACTAGCGCCGATCCTGATAAAGACGGCACAGTCGACAAGGCCGAATATGCGGCGCAGATCGAAGCGGCATTCAAGAAAGCCGACCCAGACAACGATGGCACTCTGGATGCGGCAGAGCTTTCGAGCCCGGCCGGACAGAAGCTGCTAGGACTGATTCAATAA
- a CDS encoding site-specific integrase gives MHKLASDQPSGGEGRLAASPPRRPQAPQIRSAPIAEWSIADRAAWARAIAPGVRLRKGGAGAHLARITQGDLARRYGYFVDHLMRTGRFEPDAAAAGQVTPDHIERFLEELRSRIGSVTLAGTIYKVRRASELLNPARDFAWLGEIEKDLALVMQPLSKSHRVVDPDRLVEAGLALVQEANDDPALTPLRRARQVRNGVMIALLALCPIRLKNFVALDLQTSFRRIWSRWWIVLDRKHTKSGRPDERRVPRDLDAAIASYLLIHRPVLRAVARRENGAMSDIGHLLANGEDAALSSAETLDAAAGPLWLSSNSGERMSYSSVELAITATTLLTLGVEVSPHLFRACAASAIYAYAGDNPNLASAVLQHTDRRVTEEHYNRASSVQAALQYAEIVKGAARQ, from the coding sequence ATGCATAAACTAGCGTCAGATCAACCCTCTGGCGGAGAAGGACGTCTAGCCGCCTCTCCGCCGCGCCGTCCTCAAGCGCCGCAAATCCGCTCAGCGCCGATCGCCGAATGGTCGATTGCTGACCGCGCAGCCTGGGCGCGCGCGATCGCGCCGGGCGTTCGCCTCCGCAAGGGCGGCGCCGGCGCGCATCTGGCTCGCATTACGCAGGGCGATCTCGCCCGCCGTTATGGTTATTTTGTCGATCATCTGATGCGGACCGGTCGCTTTGAACCGGACGCTGCGGCCGCTGGGCAGGTGACCCCCGACCACATTGAGCGTTTTCTAGAGGAGCTCCGATCGCGGATCGGCTCGGTCACTCTCGCCGGTACGATATATAAGGTGCGTCGGGCCTCCGAATTGCTTAACCCCGCACGAGACTTTGCGTGGCTCGGGGAGATTGAGAAGGACCTTGCCTTGGTGATGCAGCCCCTCTCAAAAAGCCATCGCGTCGTTGATCCTGATCGCCTCGTTGAAGCCGGGCTCGCTCTCGTGCAAGAGGCGAACGACGACCCGGCCCTCACGCCGCTGCGCCGAGCCCGGCAGGTCCGCAACGGCGTGATGATCGCCCTTCTTGCGCTCTGTCCGATCCGTCTTAAGAACTTCGTCGCCCTCGATCTGCAGACCAGTTTTCGCAGAATTTGGTCGCGGTGGTGGATTGTGCTCGATCGCAAGCACACCAAAAGCGGTCGGCCGGACGAACGCCGCGTGCCGCGCGACCTCGACGCCGCGATCGCTTCGTATCTTTTGATCCACCGTCCTGTGCTGAGGGCGGTTGCGAGAAGGGAGAATGGCGCAATGTCTGATATCGGGCATTTGCTCGCCAACGGCGAAGACGCCGCATTGTCCTCCGCCGAGACGCTGGACGCAGCCGCGGGCCCGCTTTGGTTGTCGTCGAACTCAGGCGAGCGCATGAGCTATTCCAGCGTCGAGCTAGCGATAACCGCGACCACTCTATTGACGCTCGGCGTCGAAGTCAGCCCCCATCTCTTTCGGGCCTGCGCAGCTTCCGCGATTTATGCCTACGCCGGAGACAACCCGAACCTCGCCAGCGCCGTCCTGCAACATACCGACCGAAGGGTAACGGAAGAGCACTACAACCGCGCAAGCAGCGTCCAGGCGGCGCTACAATACGCCGAGATCGTGAAAGGCGCCGCTCGTCAATAA